The Megalops cyprinoides isolate fMegCyp1 chromosome 9, fMegCyp1.pri, whole genome shotgun sequence genome has a window encoding:
- the LOC118782608 gene encoding sarcoplasmic/endoplasmic reticulum calcium ATPase regulator DWORF-like, translated as MGQKAAGQLDTSRLLVPALLLLGWIVGCAVVVYYVFS; from the exons ATGGGACAGAAAG CTGCAGGTCAGTTGGACACCTCCCGCCTCCTGGTCCCCGCTCTGCTCTTGTTGGGCTGGATCGTGGGGTGTGCGGTGGTTGTCTACTATGTCTTTTCTTAG